In the Engystomops pustulosus chromosome 2, aEngPut4.maternal, whole genome shotgun sequence genome, one interval contains:
- the R3HDM2 gene encoding R3H domain-containing protein 2 isoform X3 gives MLKMSHGHTTQETLEIMKESEKRLVEESVNRSKAVSRSPSKEEQESDEPNSRQEPQRRNPSHGHARKRAKSNSKLKLVRSLAVCEESSGPYVDGPVEPQDVIQLHISCPSDKEEKSCKDGSEKEEKCKEKGPKKMLSRDSSQEYTDSTGIDVHEFLVNTLKNNPRDRMMLLKLEQEILEFINDNSNQFKKFPQMTSYHRMLLHRAAAYFGMDHNVDQTGKAVIINKTSNTRIPEQRFSEHIKDEKSCEFQQRFILKRDDASMDRDDNQIRVPLQDGRRSKSIEEREEEYQRVRERIFARESAQNGHIPDNRLYREGFSTLSHKRRQLFRGNRELLNRGSCSRQSSTESELKSLDPRPWSSTDSDGSCRNMRPPVTKASSFSGISILTRGDSIGSSKSTTNRTGRPGLPIGAPEVCNQAPSSQQSARSILPCTAQQQHPHPHQALPPTPQQPSMSNHLLSQADDLNSHFGQMTLSRQGSSEAPDPSTAIYQSPLISQHPQQAGFIMTTGGQAIPTTGYPSSGHPSPTQQVIPTQGFMQPPQQIQVSYYSTGQYPNSSQQYRPLSHSAAYNSQRNQQVTQPPQQPGMQPIISNQPPTYQGMMGVQQSQSPAILNNQRANVGNQMQSMMVQYTPLPSYQVPVGNESQGVVPQSYQQSVLVPANQSVQGAMPTGGMPVYYSVIPPAQQNGSSPSVGFLPPPGSEQYQMPQSSSPCSPPQMQQQYSGVNPSSLGVVVMQLNVPNGPQGTSQNPPMVQWNHCKYFSVDQRQKPEHLYGADASGQPNNLMNSPITSPAQSPTPSPGSNINSVCTGLSPLSVISQFPRPVGPGQGDGRYSLLGQPLQYNLSVCPPLLHSQPPYSTQTTGMKHGNRGKRQALKSASTDLGTADIVLGRVLEITDLPEGITRAEAGKLFTQLAMSGAKIQWLRDTQGHAPGPNGDNNGPAENGRQVHNNDLAAFYTIVAVFPSTMAAQNASVQQNNPLSRFKLRSIKKNYDLRILERASSQ, from the exons ATGTTGAAGATGTCCCATGGCCACACGACCCAGGAAACTCTGGAGATCATGAAGGAGTCTGAAAAACGCCTGGTAGAAGAGTCTGTAAACCGAAGCAAGGCCGTATCCAGGTCACCTAGTAAAGAGGAACAGGAATCGGATGAACCAAACTCACGTCAAGAACCCCAG AGGCGGAATCCGAGCCACGGACATGCCAGGAAGAGAGCCAAG tcAAACTCCAAGTTAAAGTTGGTGCGAAGCTTAGCTGTGTGTGAAGAGTCTTCTGGTCCATATGTGGATGGCCCCGTGGAACCTCAG GATGTCATTCAGTTGCATATCAGCTGCCCATCTGATAAGGAGGAGAAGTCCTGCAAAGATGGGtctgagaaggaggagaaatgTAAAGAGAAGGGGCCAAAGAAAATGTTGTCTAGAG ATTCTAGTCAAGAGTACACAGACTCTACTGGAATAGACGTACATGAATTTTTAGTGAACACACTGAAGAATAACCCAAG GGATAGAATGATGCTGCTAAAATTAGAACAAGAAATTCTTGAATTTATTAATGACAATAG CAATCAGTTTAAGAAGTTTCCACAGATGACCTCATATCACAGGATGCTTTTGCACCGTGCTGCTGCCTACTTTGGCATGGATCATAATGTAGACCAAACGGGCAAAGCCGTGATCATCAATAAAACCAGTAACACACGAAT ACCTGAACAAAGGTTCTCGGAACACATCAAAGATGAAAAGAGCTGCGAGTTTCAGCAAAGGTTTATACTAAAGAGAGACGATGCCAGTATGGATCGGGATGATAATCAG ATCAGAGTTCCTTTGCAAGATGGGAGAAGGAGCAAGTCCAtagaagagagggaggaggagtatcAGAGAGTACGGGAAAGAATTTTTGCTAGAGAG tCTGCCCAGAACGGTCATATTCCCGACAACCG ACTCTACCGCGAAGGCTTTTCCACTCTCTCACACAAAAGGAGACAGTTGTTTAG AGGCAACAGAGAGCTGCTGAATCGAGGCTCCTGCAGCCGGCAGAGCAGCACTGAAAGTGAGCTGAAGTCCCTGGATCCAAGACCGTGGAGCAGTACAGACTCTGACGGCTCCTGTCGCAATATGCGTCCTCCAGTTACCAAAGCCAGCAGCTTCAGTGGCATCTCTATCCTGACCAGAGGAGACAGCATTGGCAGTAGCAAAAGCACCACCAACCGCACTGGCCGACCAG GTTTGCCTATAGGCGCTCCAGAAGTCTGCAACCAAGCACCGTCCTCGCAGCAGTCTGCTCGAAGCATCTTACCTTGTACCGCACAGCAACAACATCCCCATCCTCACCAGGCACTTCCACCCACTCCTCAGCAGCCGTCCATGAGTAACCACTTACTGTCACAG gcTGATGATTTAAATAGTCACTTTGGACAGATGACTTTAAGTCGCCAGGGCTCATCTGAAGCGCCTGATCCCTCCACTGCCATCTATCAGTCTCCCCTTATCTCCCAGCATCCACAGCAGGCTGGATTCATCATGACAACTGGGGGACAAGCCATTCCCACCACAGGCTACCCTTCCTCAGGGCACCCCTCTCCCACACAGCAAGTCATCCCAACACAGGGATTCATGCAGCCTCCACAGCAA ATTCAGGTCTCCTATTACTCTACTGGGCAGTACCCAAACTCTAGCCAGCAATACAGACCTCTCTCACACTCAGCGGCCTACAATTCACAGCGCAATCAGCAGGTCACCCAGCCGCCTCAACAACCTG GTATGCAGCCCATAATTTCCAACCAGCCGCCAACTTACCAGGGTATGATGGGTGTCCAGCAGTCACAGAGTCCTGCCATTCTTAACAACCAGAGAGCAAATGTCGGAAATCAAATGCAGAGCATGATGGTGCAATACACTCCACTACCTTCATATCAA GTTCCAGTAGGGAATGAATCACAGGGAGTTGTGCCACAATCCTATCAGCAGTCTGTACTGGTACCAGCTAACCAGTCAGTGCAAGGAGCCATGCCAACTGGAGGGATGCCAGTATATTACAGTGTTATACCACCAGCGCAACAAAATGGTTCCAG CCCTTCAGTTGGGTTTCTCCCTCCTCCTGGTTCTGAGCAGTACCAGATGCCTCAGTCATCCTCTCCCTGCAGTCCACCACAAATGCAACAACAGTATTCAG GTGTCAACCCTTCAAGTCTGGGTGTGGTAGTGATGCAGTTGAATGTACCCAATGGTCCTCAAGGAACATCCCAAAACCCACCAATGGTCCAGTGGAACCACTGCAAATATTTTAGTGTGGACCAGCGGCAGAAACCTGAACATCTTTATGGTGCAGATGCTAGCGGTCAG CCTAACAACCTTATGAACAGTCCCATTACATCTCCAGCACAGTCCCCAACGCCTTCTCCAGGCTCCAACATCAACAGTGTGTGCACAGGCCTGTCACCATTATCTGTCATCTCCCAGTTTCCACGGCCTGTTGGCCCAGGACAAG GTGATGGCCGGTACTCTTTGCTGGGGCAGCCACTCCAGTACAACCTTTCAGTTTGTCCCCCATTATTGCACAGTCAGCCACCCTACTCTACGCAAACG ACAGGGATGAAACACGGAAACCGAGGAAAACGCCAGGCACTGAAGTCAGCATCTACAGACTTGGGTACAGCAGACATAG TTCTTGGCAGAGTCCTAGAGATCACAGACCTCCCAGAGGGCATCACGCGAGCAGAAGCGGGCAAGCTTTTTACACAGCTGGCAATGTCTGGGGCCAAAATCCAGTGGCTGAGGGACACTCAGGGTCATGCCCCAGGGCCTAATGGTGACAACAATGGACCTGCAGAAAACGGGCGTCAAGTTCACAACAACGACCTGGCGGCCTTTTATACCATCGTGGCAGTCTTCCCTAGCACCATGGCAGCGCAGAACGCTTCCGTGCAGCAAAATAATCCGCTCAGCCGCTTCAAATTGCGCAGCATCAAAAAGAACTATGATTTGCGCATACTGGAACGTGCCAGCTCGCAATAG
- the R3HDM2 gene encoding R3H domain-containing protein 2 isoform X5, producing the protein MLKMSHGHTTQETLEIMKESEKRLVEESVNRSKAVSRSPSKEEQESDEPNSRQEPQRRNPSHGHARKRAKSNSKLKLVRSLAVCEESSGPYVDGPVEPQDVIQLHISCPSDKEEKSCKDGSEKEEKCKEKGPKKMLSRDSSQEYTDSTGIDVHEFLVNTLKNNPRDRMMLLKLEQEILEFINDNSNQFKKFPQMTSYHRMLLHRAAAYFGMDHNVDQTGKAVIINKTSNTRIPEQRFSEHIKDEKSCEFQQRFILKRDDASMDRDDNQIRVPLQDGRRSKSIEEREEEYQRVRERIFARESAQNGHIPDNRLYREGFSTLSHKRRQLFRGNRELLNRGSCSRQSSTESELKSLDPRPWSSTDSDGSCRNMRPPVTKASSFSGISILTRGDSIGSSKSTTNRTGRPGLPIGAPEVCNQAPSSQQSARSILPCTAQQQHPHPHQALPPTPQQPSMSNHLLSQTLQPSPQPVQYSASSCPQVLLPVSPPQQYNLADDLNSHFGQMTLSRQGSSEAPDPSTAIYQSPLISQHPQQAGFIMTTGGQAIPTTGYPSSGHPSPTQQVIPTQGFMQPPQQIQVSYYSTGQYPNSSQQYRPLSHSAAYNSQRNQQVTQPPQQPGMQPIISNQPPTYQGMMGVQQSQSPAILNNQRANVGNQMQSMMVQYTPLPSYQVPVGNESQGVVPQSYQQSVLVPANQSVQGAMPTGGMPVYYSVIPPAQQNGSSPSVGFLPPPGSEQYQMPQSSSPCSPPQMQQQYSGVNPSSLGVVVMQLNVPNGPQGTSQNPPMVQWNHCKYFSVDQRQKPEHLYGADASGQPNNLMNSPITSPAQSPTPSPGSNINSVCTGLSPLSVISQFPRPVGPGQDRDETRKPRKTPGTEVSIYRLGYSRHSSWQSPRDHRPPRGHHASRSGQAFYTAGNVWGQNPVAEGHSGSCPRA; encoded by the exons ATGTTGAAGATGTCCCATGGCCACACGACCCAGGAAACTCTGGAGATCATGAAGGAGTCTGAAAAACGCCTGGTAGAAGAGTCTGTAAACCGAAGCAAGGCCGTATCCAGGTCACCTAGTAAAGAGGAACAGGAATCGGATGAACCAAACTCACGTCAAGAACCCCAG AGGCGGAATCCGAGCCACGGACATGCCAGGAAGAGAGCCAAG tcAAACTCCAAGTTAAAGTTGGTGCGAAGCTTAGCTGTGTGTGAAGAGTCTTCTGGTCCATATGTGGATGGCCCCGTGGAACCTCAG GATGTCATTCAGTTGCATATCAGCTGCCCATCTGATAAGGAGGAGAAGTCCTGCAAAGATGGGtctgagaaggaggagaaatgTAAAGAGAAGGGGCCAAAGAAAATGTTGTCTAGAG ATTCTAGTCAAGAGTACACAGACTCTACTGGAATAGACGTACATGAATTTTTAGTGAACACACTGAAGAATAACCCAAG GGATAGAATGATGCTGCTAAAATTAGAACAAGAAATTCTTGAATTTATTAATGACAATAG CAATCAGTTTAAGAAGTTTCCACAGATGACCTCATATCACAGGATGCTTTTGCACCGTGCTGCTGCCTACTTTGGCATGGATCATAATGTAGACCAAACGGGCAAAGCCGTGATCATCAATAAAACCAGTAACACACGAAT ACCTGAACAAAGGTTCTCGGAACACATCAAAGATGAAAAGAGCTGCGAGTTTCAGCAAAGGTTTATACTAAAGAGAGACGATGCCAGTATGGATCGGGATGATAATCAG ATCAGAGTTCCTTTGCAAGATGGGAGAAGGAGCAAGTCCAtagaagagagggaggaggagtatcAGAGAGTACGGGAAAGAATTTTTGCTAGAGAG tCTGCCCAGAACGGTCATATTCCCGACAACCG ACTCTACCGCGAAGGCTTTTCCACTCTCTCACACAAAAGGAGACAGTTGTTTAG AGGCAACAGAGAGCTGCTGAATCGAGGCTCCTGCAGCCGGCAGAGCAGCACTGAAAGTGAGCTGAAGTCCCTGGATCCAAGACCGTGGAGCAGTACAGACTCTGACGGCTCCTGTCGCAATATGCGTCCTCCAGTTACCAAAGCCAGCAGCTTCAGTGGCATCTCTATCCTGACCAGAGGAGACAGCATTGGCAGTAGCAAAAGCACCACCAACCGCACTGGCCGACCAG GTTTGCCTATAGGCGCTCCAGAAGTCTGCAACCAAGCACCGTCCTCGCAGCAGTCTGCTCGAAGCATCTTACCTTGTACCGCACAGCAACAACATCCCCATCCTCACCAGGCACTTCCACCCACTCCTCAGCAGCCGTCCATGAGTAACCACTTACTGTCACAG ACCCTGCAGCCCTCTCCACAACCGGTCCAGTACTccgccagctcctgcccccaagtCCTTCTGCCAGTTTCACCTCCCCAGCAGTACAATCTG gcTGATGATTTAAATAGTCACTTTGGACAGATGACTTTAAGTCGCCAGGGCTCATCTGAAGCGCCTGATCCCTCCACTGCCATCTATCAGTCTCCCCTTATCTCCCAGCATCCACAGCAGGCTGGATTCATCATGACAACTGGGGGACAAGCCATTCCCACCACAGGCTACCCTTCCTCAGGGCACCCCTCTCCCACACAGCAAGTCATCCCAACACAGGGATTCATGCAGCCTCCACAGCAA ATTCAGGTCTCCTATTACTCTACTGGGCAGTACCCAAACTCTAGCCAGCAATACAGACCTCTCTCACACTCAGCGGCCTACAATTCACAGCGCAATCAGCAGGTCACCCAGCCGCCTCAACAACCTG GTATGCAGCCCATAATTTCCAACCAGCCGCCAACTTACCAGGGTATGATGGGTGTCCAGCAGTCACAGAGTCCTGCCATTCTTAACAACCAGAGAGCAAATGTCGGAAATCAAATGCAGAGCATGATGGTGCAATACACTCCACTACCTTCATATCAA GTTCCAGTAGGGAATGAATCACAGGGAGTTGTGCCACAATCCTATCAGCAGTCTGTACTGGTACCAGCTAACCAGTCAGTGCAAGGAGCCATGCCAACTGGAGGGATGCCAGTATATTACAGTGTTATACCACCAGCGCAACAAAATGGTTCCAG CCCTTCAGTTGGGTTTCTCCCTCCTCCTGGTTCTGAGCAGTACCAGATGCCTCAGTCATCCTCTCCCTGCAGTCCACCACAAATGCAACAACAGTATTCAG GTGTCAACCCTTCAAGTCTGGGTGTGGTAGTGATGCAGTTGAATGTACCCAATGGTCCTCAAGGAACATCCCAAAACCCACCAATGGTCCAGTGGAACCACTGCAAATATTTTAGTGTGGACCAGCGGCAGAAACCTGAACATCTTTATGGTGCAGATGCTAGCGGTCAG CCTAACAACCTTATGAACAGTCCCATTACATCTCCAGCACAGTCCCCAACGCCTTCTCCAGGCTCCAACATCAACAGTGTGTGCACAGGCCTGTCACCATTATCTGTCATCTCCCAGTTTCCACGGCCTGTTGGCCCAGGACAAG ACAGGGATGAAACACGGAAACCGAGGAAAACGCCAGGCACTGAAGTCAGCATCTACAGACTTGGGTACAGCAGACATAG TTCTTGGCAGAGTCCTAGAGATCACAGACCTCCCAGAGGGCATCACGCGAGCAGAAGCGGGCAAGCTTTTTACACAGCTGGCAATGTCTGGGGCCAAAATCCAGTGGCTGAGGGACACTCAGGGTCATGCCCCAGGGCCTAA
- the R3HDM2 gene encoding R3H domain-containing protein 2 isoform X1 encodes MLKMSHGHTTQETLEIMKESEKRLVEESVNRSKAVSRSPSKEEQESDEPNSRQEPQRRNPSHGHARKRAKSNSKLKLVRSLAVCEESSGPYVDGPVEPQDVIQLHISCPSDKEEKSCKDGSEKEEKCKEKGPKKMLSRDSSQEYTDSTGIDVHEFLVNTLKNNPRDRMMLLKLEQEILEFINDNSNQFKKFPQMTSYHRMLLHRAAAYFGMDHNVDQTGKAVIINKTSNTRIPEQRFSEHIKDEKSCEFQQRFILKRDDASMDRDDNQIRVPLQDGRRSKSIEEREEEYQRVRERIFARESAQNGHIPDNRLYREGFSTLSHKRRQLFRGNRELLNRGSCSRQSSTESELKSLDPRPWSSTDSDGSCRNMRPPVTKASSFSGISILTRGDSIGSSKSTTNRTGRPGLPIGAPEVCNQAPSSQQSARSILPCTAQQQHPHPHQALPPTPQQPSMSNHLLSQTLQPSPQPVQYSASSCPQVLLPVSPPQQYNLADDLNSHFGQMTLSRQGSSEAPDPSTAIYQSPLISQHPQQAGFIMTTGGQAIPTTGYPSSGHPSPTQQVIPTQGFMQPPQQIQVSYYSTGQYPNSSQQYRPLSHSAAYNSQRNQQVTQPPQQPGMQPIISNQPPTYQGMMGVQQSQSPAILNNQRANVGNQMQSMMVQYTPLPSYQVPVGNESQGVVPQSYQQSVLVPANQSVQGAMPTGGMPVYYSVIPPAQQNGSSPSVGFLPPPGSEQYQMPQSSSPCSPPQMQQQYSGVNPSSLGVVVMQLNVPNGPQGTSQNPPMVQWNHCKYFSVDQRQKPEHLYGADASGQPNNLMNSPITSPAQSPTPSPGSNINSVCTGLSPLSVISQFPRPVGPGQGDGRYSLLGQPLQYNLSVCPPLLHSQPPYSTQTTGMKHGNRGKRQALKSASTDLGTADIVLGRVLEITDLPEGITRAEAGKLFTQLAMSGAKIQWLRDTQGHAPGPNGDNNGPAENGRQVHNNDLAAFYTIVAVFPSTMAAQNASVQQNNPLSRFKLRSIKKNYDLRILERASSQ; translated from the exons ATGTTGAAGATGTCCCATGGCCACACGACCCAGGAAACTCTGGAGATCATGAAGGAGTCTGAAAAACGCCTGGTAGAAGAGTCTGTAAACCGAAGCAAGGCCGTATCCAGGTCACCTAGTAAAGAGGAACAGGAATCGGATGAACCAAACTCACGTCAAGAACCCCAG AGGCGGAATCCGAGCCACGGACATGCCAGGAAGAGAGCCAAG tcAAACTCCAAGTTAAAGTTGGTGCGAAGCTTAGCTGTGTGTGAAGAGTCTTCTGGTCCATATGTGGATGGCCCCGTGGAACCTCAG GATGTCATTCAGTTGCATATCAGCTGCCCATCTGATAAGGAGGAGAAGTCCTGCAAAGATGGGtctgagaaggaggagaaatgTAAAGAGAAGGGGCCAAAGAAAATGTTGTCTAGAG ATTCTAGTCAAGAGTACACAGACTCTACTGGAATAGACGTACATGAATTTTTAGTGAACACACTGAAGAATAACCCAAG GGATAGAATGATGCTGCTAAAATTAGAACAAGAAATTCTTGAATTTATTAATGACAATAG CAATCAGTTTAAGAAGTTTCCACAGATGACCTCATATCACAGGATGCTTTTGCACCGTGCTGCTGCCTACTTTGGCATGGATCATAATGTAGACCAAACGGGCAAAGCCGTGATCATCAATAAAACCAGTAACACACGAAT ACCTGAACAAAGGTTCTCGGAACACATCAAAGATGAAAAGAGCTGCGAGTTTCAGCAAAGGTTTATACTAAAGAGAGACGATGCCAGTATGGATCGGGATGATAATCAG ATCAGAGTTCCTTTGCAAGATGGGAGAAGGAGCAAGTCCAtagaagagagggaggaggagtatcAGAGAGTACGGGAAAGAATTTTTGCTAGAGAG tCTGCCCAGAACGGTCATATTCCCGACAACCG ACTCTACCGCGAAGGCTTTTCCACTCTCTCACACAAAAGGAGACAGTTGTTTAG AGGCAACAGAGAGCTGCTGAATCGAGGCTCCTGCAGCCGGCAGAGCAGCACTGAAAGTGAGCTGAAGTCCCTGGATCCAAGACCGTGGAGCAGTACAGACTCTGACGGCTCCTGTCGCAATATGCGTCCTCCAGTTACCAAAGCCAGCAGCTTCAGTGGCATCTCTATCCTGACCAGAGGAGACAGCATTGGCAGTAGCAAAAGCACCACCAACCGCACTGGCCGACCAG GTTTGCCTATAGGCGCTCCAGAAGTCTGCAACCAAGCACCGTCCTCGCAGCAGTCTGCTCGAAGCATCTTACCTTGTACCGCACAGCAACAACATCCCCATCCTCACCAGGCACTTCCACCCACTCCTCAGCAGCCGTCCATGAGTAACCACTTACTGTCACAG ACCCTGCAGCCCTCTCCACAACCGGTCCAGTACTccgccagctcctgcccccaagtCCTTCTGCCAGTTTCACCTCCCCAGCAGTACAATCTG gcTGATGATTTAAATAGTCACTTTGGACAGATGACTTTAAGTCGCCAGGGCTCATCTGAAGCGCCTGATCCCTCCACTGCCATCTATCAGTCTCCCCTTATCTCCCAGCATCCACAGCAGGCTGGATTCATCATGACAACTGGGGGACAAGCCATTCCCACCACAGGCTACCCTTCCTCAGGGCACCCCTCTCCCACACAGCAAGTCATCCCAACACAGGGATTCATGCAGCCTCCACAGCAA ATTCAGGTCTCCTATTACTCTACTGGGCAGTACCCAAACTCTAGCCAGCAATACAGACCTCTCTCACACTCAGCGGCCTACAATTCACAGCGCAATCAGCAGGTCACCCAGCCGCCTCAACAACCTG GTATGCAGCCCATAATTTCCAACCAGCCGCCAACTTACCAGGGTATGATGGGTGTCCAGCAGTCACAGAGTCCTGCCATTCTTAACAACCAGAGAGCAAATGTCGGAAATCAAATGCAGAGCATGATGGTGCAATACACTCCACTACCTTCATATCAA GTTCCAGTAGGGAATGAATCACAGGGAGTTGTGCCACAATCCTATCAGCAGTCTGTACTGGTACCAGCTAACCAGTCAGTGCAAGGAGCCATGCCAACTGGAGGGATGCCAGTATATTACAGTGTTATACCACCAGCGCAACAAAATGGTTCCAG CCCTTCAGTTGGGTTTCTCCCTCCTCCTGGTTCTGAGCAGTACCAGATGCCTCAGTCATCCTCTCCCTGCAGTCCACCACAAATGCAACAACAGTATTCAG GTGTCAACCCTTCAAGTCTGGGTGTGGTAGTGATGCAGTTGAATGTACCCAATGGTCCTCAAGGAACATCCCAAAACCCACCAATGGTCCAGTGGAACCACTGCAAATATTTTAGTGTGGACCAGCGGCAGAAACCTGAACATCTTTATGGTGCAGATGCTAGCGGTCAG CCTAACAACCTTATGAACAGTCCCATTACATCTCCAGCACAGTCCCCAACGCCTTCTCCAGGCTCCAACATCAACAGTGTGTGCACAGGCCTGTCACCATTATCTGTCATCTCCCAGTTTCCACGGCCTGTTGGCCCAGGACAAG GTGATGGCCGGTACTCTTTGCTGGGGCAGCCACTCCAGTACAACCTTTCAGTTTGTCCCCCATTATTGCACAGTCAGCCACCCTACTCTACGCAAACG ACAGGGATGAAACACGGAAACCGAGGAAAACGCCAGGCACTGAAGTCAGCATCTACAGACTTGGGTACAGCAGACATAG TTCTTGGCAGAGTCCTAGAGATCACAGACCTCCCAGAGGGCATCACGCGAGCAGAAGCGGGCAAGCTTTTTACACAGCTGGCAATGTCTGGGGCCAAAATCCAGTGGCTGAGGGACACTCAGGGTCATGCCCCAGGGCCTAATGGTGACAACAATGGACCTGCAGAAAACGGGCGTCAAGTTCACAACAACGACCTGGCGGCCTTTTATACCATCGTGGCAGTCTTCCCTAGCACCATGGCAGCGCAGAACGCTTCCGTGCAGCAAAATAATCCGCTCAGCCGCTTCAAATTGCGCAGCATCAAAAAGAACTATGATTTGCGCATACTGGAACGTGCCAGCTCGCAATAG